A region of Eschrichtius robustus isolate mEscRob2 chromosome 19, mEscRob2.pri, whole genome shotgun sequence DNA encodes the following proteins:
- the ZNF527 gene encoding zinc finger protein 527 isoform X2 has translation MAGLISEGFVQRCHVGELQELGLSISKPNMISLLEQGKDPCMVEREMSDGQYAEGDSLYEIKALSPKRYIDEEEISQGMIMERLTSYGLESSSFREAWKYEGEFEQHQGNQERHFRQVTTLKEISAMKRDNEYNNSERNVLLNSVLLTQRRVPTVEQVHKFDIYDKMFPPNSVLTEHKRLHAEKESLIGNECEEFNQSTYLSKDAEIPPGEKRYESNDFSDLLSFHSLLTQHHTTHLGKLSHGYVECGAAFSCYSFFTQPQRIHSREKPYACNDCGKAFSHDFFLSEHQRAHTGEKPYECKECNKAFRQSAHLAQHQRIHTGEKPFACNECGKAFSRYAFLVEHQRIHTGEKPYECKECNKAFRQSAHLNQHQRIHTGEKPYECNQCGKAFSRRIALTLHQRIHTGEKPFKCNECGKTFGYRSHLNQHQRIHTGEKPYECIKCGKFFRTDSQLNRHHRIHTGERPFECSKCGKAFSDALVLIHHKRSHAGEKPYECNKCGKAFSCGSYLNQHQRIHTGEKPYECNECGKAFHQILSLRLHQRIHAGEKPCNCNECGNNFSCASALRRHQKIHNRETL, from the coding sequence AAGGGGACTCTTTGTATGAAATCAAGGCATTATCTCCAAAACGGTACATTGATGAAGAGGAAATATCCCAGGGGATGATAATGGAAAGACTTACAAGTTATGGCCTTGAATCCTCCAGTTTCAGAGAAGCCTGGAAATATGAGGGTGAATTTGAGCAGCATCAGGGAAATCAGGAGAGGCATTTCAGGCAAGTGACAACTCTTAAGGAAATCTCTGCCATGAAAAGAGACAATGAATATAATAATTCTGAGAGAAATGTTCTCTTGAACTCAGTACTTTTAACACAACGGAGAGTTCCCACAGTAGAGCAAGTACATAAATTTGATATTTATGATAaaatgttccccccaaattcagttCTAACTGAACATAAAAGACTACATGCTGAGAAGGAATCTTTGATAGGTAATGAATGTGAAGAATTCAACCAGAGTACATACCTTAGTAAAGATGCAGAAATTCCTCCTGGGGAGAAACGTTACGAAAGTAATGATTTTTCAGATCTCTTAAGTTTCCACTCATTACTTACTCAACATCACACAACTCATCTTGGAAAATTATCCCATGGATACGTTGAATGTGGTGCTGCCTTTAGCTGTTACTCGTTCTTTACTCAACCTCAGAGAATTCACAGTAGAGAGAAACCATACGCATGCAATGACTGTGGAAAAGCCTTTAGCCATGACTTCTTTCTCAGTGAGCATCAGAGAGCTCATACTGGGGAGAAACcatatgaatgtaaggaatgtaaCAAAGCTTTCAGACAGAGTGCACACCTTGCTCAACATCAGAgaatccacactggagagaaaccctttgcatgcaatgaatgtgggaaggcctttagcCGTTATGCCTTCCTTGTggaacatcagagaattcacacaggagagaaaccatatgaatgtaaggaatgtaaCAAAGCCTTCAGACAGAGTGCACACCTTAAtcaacatcagagaattcacactggagagaaaccctatgaatgtaatcaatgtggaaaagccttcagCAGACGCATAGCCCTTACTCTGCATCAAAGaattcacacaggagagaaaccctttaaatgtaatgaatgtggaaagACCTTTGGCTATCGCTCACACCTTAAtcaacatcagagaattcacaccGGTGAAAAGCCCTATGAGTGCATCAAATGTGGGAAGTTTTTTAGGACTGACTCACAACTTAATCGACATCatagaattcatactggagagagacCTTTTGAATGCAGtaaatgtgggaaagccttcagtgaTGCTTTAGTTCTAATTCATCATAAAAGAAGTCAtgcaggagagaaaccctatgaatgtaacaaatgtgggaaggccttcagtTGTGGCTCATACCTTAAtcaacatcagagaattcatactggagagaaaccttatgaatgtaatgaatgtgggaaggCTTTCCATCAGATCTTGTCCCTTAGGCTACACCAGAGAATTCATGCTGGAGAAAAACCCTGTAACTGTAATGAATGTGGGAACAATTTTAGCTGTGCTTCAGCTCTTAGACGACATCAGAAAATTCATAATAGAGAAACTCTCTGA